In the Arachis ipaensis cultivar K30076 chromosome B10, Araip1.1, whole genome shotgun sequence genome, one interval contains:
- the LOC107621753 gene encoding uncharacterized protein At5g39865-like isoform X1 yields MTIWPTTWLKSHRKTRPADLIRSQSSGFSCSSLKDIETLLQSEPIPEPDSPKSPKSIFRRLRITTSLLRSFSSRSTATTVRRTSPPLPPDSDAGSVVVYYTSLRIVRRTFDDCRAVRSILRGFRVAVDERDVSIDDRFRDELHALLGGGRRSTMLLPCVFVGGVYVGGAEDVRRLYESGELQRMIERLPSSQPYACEFCGGMRFVVCDECFGSHKVYSMESGLRNCNSCNINGLIRCPACYFVLPRPTKSPQDELVNNGVHFQDTSQFGQLTMSIKFAQRSNHFS; encoded by the exons ATGACCATATGGCCAACCACATGGCTGAAATCACACCGTAAAACCCGACCCGCAGATCTGATCCGATCCCAGTCCTCAGGCTTTTCTTGCTCTTCCCTCAAAGACATTGAAACCCTTCTCCAATCCGAACCCATACCCGAACCTGATTCTCCCAAATCACCCAAATCAATCTTCCGCCGCCTCCGCATAACCACCTCCCTCCTCCGCTCCTTCTCCTCACGCTCCACCGCCACCACCGTCCGCCGCACCTCTCCGCCACTCCCGCCGGACTCCGACGCCGGCTCCGTCGTCGTTTACTACACCAGCCTCCGCATCGTCCGCCGCACCTTCGATGACTGCCGCGCCGTCCGCTCCATCCTCCGCGGTTTTCGCGTCGCAGTCGACGAGCGCGACGTCTCAATCGACGATAGATTCCGCGACGAGCTCCATGCGCTCCTCGGCGGCGGCCGCCGAAGCACCATGCTCCTTCCGTGCGTGTTCGTCGGCGGCGTGTACGTTGGCGGCGCCGAGGACGTGCGGCGGTTATACGAGAGCGGAGAACTTCAGCGAATGATCGAACGGCTGCCGAGCTCGCAGCCGTACGCGTGCGAATTCTGTGGAGGGATGAGATTCGTGGTTTGCGACGAGTGTTTTGGGAGCCACAAGGTTTATTCAATGGAGAGTGGGCTTAGAAACTGCAACTCTTGCAACATCAACGGCTTGATTAGGTGCCCTGCATGTTACTTCGTGCTCCCGCGACCCACCAA ATCACCGCAAGATGAGTTAGTAAACAATGGAGTTCATTTTCAAGACACTTCTCAGTTTGGTCAATTGACGATGTCAATAAAATTCGCACAGCGCTCCAATCATTTCAGCTAA
- the LOC107621753 gene encoding uncharacterized protein At5g39865-like isoform X2: MTIWPTTWLKSHRKTRPADLIRSQSSGFSCSSLKDIETLLQSEPIPEPDSPKSPKSIFRRLRITTSLLRSFSSRSTATTVRRTSPPLPPDSDAGSVVVYYTSLRIVRRTFDDCRAVRSILRGFRVAVDERDVSIDDRFRDELHALLGGGRRSTMLLPCVFVGGVYVGGAEDVRRLYESGELQRMIERLPSSQPYACEFCGGMRFVVCDECFGSHKVYSMESGLRNCNSCNINGLIRCPACYFVLPRPTNCGSLDHRKMS; the protein is encoded by the exons ATGACCATATGGCCAACCACATGGCTGAAATCACACCGTAAAACCCGACCCGCAGATCTGATCCGATCCCAGTCCTCAGGCTTTTCTTGCTCTTCCCTCAAAGACATTGAAACCCTTCTCCAATCCGAACCCATACCCGAACCTGATTCTCCCAAATCACCCAAATCAATCTTCCGCCGCCTCCGCATAACCACCTCCCTCCTCCGCTCCTTCTCCTCACGCTCCACCGCCACCACCGTCCGCCGCACCTCTCCGCCACTCCCGCCGGACTCCGACGCCGGCTCCGTCGTCGTTTACTACACCAGCCTCCGCATCGTCCGCCGCACCTTCGATGACTGCCGCGCCGTCCGCTCCATCCTCCGCGGTTTTCGCGTCGCAGTCGACGAGCGCGACGTCTCAATCGACGATAGATTCCGCGACGAGCTCCATGCGCTCCTCGGCGGCGGCCGCCGAAGCACCATGCTCCTTCCGTGCGTGTTCGTCGGCGGCGTGTACGTTGGCGGCGCCGAGGACGTGCGGCGGTTATACGAGAGCGGAGAACTTCAGCGAATGATCGAACGGCTGCCGAGCTCGCAGCCGTACGCGTGCGAATTCTGTGGAGGGATGAGATTCGTGGTTTGCGACGAGTGTTTTGGGAGCCACAAGGTTTATTCAATGGAGAGTGGGCTTAGAAACTGCAACTCTTGCAACATCAACGGCTTGATTAGGTGCCCTGCATGTTACTTCGTGCTCCCGCGACCCACCAA TTGTGGAAGTCTAGATCACCGCAAGATGAGTTAG